The Populus alba chromosome 4, ASM523922v2, whole genome shotgun sequence genome contains a region encoding:
- the LOC118055123 gene encoding basic leucine zipper 43, giving the protein MQPNEIAGLHHLVPPNSSPYSAHFSMTQDNSQMFQFNQFTNQSYNFQIPPQLQEFSLQASCMSSHSTSDEADEQQLSLINERKQRRMISNRESARRSRMRKQKHLDELWSQVVWLRNENHHLVDKVSRVSECHDQVVQENNQLKEEISELRHVLTDMQLGSPYPSLKGLEDITCDTAYLRAESSNQSITSSSDLLG; this is encoded by the coding sequence ATGCAGCCAAATGAGATTGCAGGACTCCATCATCTAGTTCCTCCCAACTCATCCCCGTATTCAGCTCATTTCAGCATGACTCAGGATAACTCACAGATGTTTCAATTTAACCAATTCACTAATCAATCCTATAATTTCCAGATCCCTCCTCAGCTTCAAGAATTCAGTCTACAAGCATCATGTATGAGCAGCCACTCAACCTCTGATGAGGCAGATGAGCAACAACTCTCTCTTATCAATGAGCGAAAACAGAGGAGGATGATTTCCAATAGAGAATCTGCACGCCGATCACGCATGCGGAAGCAGAAACACCTAGATGAGCTCTGGTCACAGGTGGTTTGGCTCCGAAATGAAAATCACCACCTCGTGGATAAGGTGAGCCGTGTATCAGAGTGCCATGATCAGGTAGTGCAAGAAAATAATCAACTCAAAGAGGAGATTTCTGAACTACGTCATGTGCTCACTGACATGCAACTCGGTAGCCCTTACCCTTCATTGAAAGGCCTGGAAGACATCACCTGTGATACAGCTTATCTGAGAGCTGAGTCCTCAAACCAATCCATCACAAGTTCTTCAGATTTGCTAGGTTAA